The following proteins come from a genomic window of Synechococcus sp. NB0720_010:
- a CDS encoding Nif11-like leader peptide family natural product precursor, giving the protein MSLDQLKAFLARLQADEALKQQVLAAATADDVAQIGLKLGFEFSGDELLRVSGKKFDRVTVHKNDMPGEYN; this is encoded by the coding sequence ATGTCGCTCGATCAACTCAAGGCCTTCCTGGCTCGCCTTCAGGCCGATGAGGCCCTGAAGCAGCAGGTCCTGGCCGCCGCCACCGCCGATGACGTGGCGCAGATCGGCCTGAAGCTCGGCTTTGAGTTCTCTGGGGATGAACTGCTGCGGGTCTCCGGCAAAAAGTTCGATCGGGTCACGGTCCATAAGAACGACATGCCCGGCGAATACAACTGA
- a CDS encoding HPP family protein, which yields MVWDRIQSERQRGREYQPRFQQRQVIGAWLGALLAITALGLISLWSHYPLVVAPFGASTVLLFGHPSSPLAQPRNVVLGNTVAAIVSVACVMAFGDAPWVMGLAVAVTIALGQVLRCLHPPAGAVALLGVLLKAQPGFIWMPVLSGSLVMMLIAVAYSRLQPGAEHYPHHWL from the coding sequence ATGGTCTGGGACAGGATCCAGTCGGAGCGCCAACGGGGCAGGGAGTACCAACCGCGCTTCCAACAGCGGCAGGTGATCGGAGCTTGGCTGGGTGCTCTGCTGGCCATTACGGCCCTGGGCTTGATCAGTCTCTGGAGTCACTACCCCCTGGTGGTGGCACCCTTCGGAGCCTCGACCGTTCTGCTCTTTGGCCACCCGTCCAGCCCCCTGGCGCAACCGCGGAATGTGGTCCTAGGGAACACCGTGGCCGCCATCGTCAGCGTCGCCTGCGTCATGGCCTTCGGCGATGCCCCCTGGGTGATGGGCCTGGCCGTGGCCGTGACCATCGCCCTGGGGCAGGTGCTGCGTTGCCTGCATCCACCGGCCGGGGCGGTGGCGCTGCTGGGGGTCCTGCTCAAGGCCCAGCCTGGATTCATCTGGATGCCCGTGCTCAGCGGTTCGCTGGTGATGATGCTGATCGCCGTGGCCTATAGCCGGCTGCAGCCCGGTGCGGAGCACTATCCGCATCACTGGCTCTGA
- a CDS encoding peroxiredoxin-like family protein — protein MTTPDLLLDALRSIPGMEPGSRRLVILMSQLGDFDSLEYAQALAPVLPRLEQAGIKTLAIGIGDEAGAERFCQFTGFPRGNLRVESEPRLHRALELYSGLQTPGGPWPGLLLMCAGIGSPGTLSEVLRGYTGDRSAPQRFESPLFRLAGGEGFQRPFELATVRLRNMTEVLGNWRTYVPRDDFITQRGATFLLESDDSLLYEHRDRGMLGFSATMSRPLSFLDPYLS, from the coding sequence ATGACGACGCCCGACCTTCTGCTGGACGCCCTCCGCTCTATCCCAGGGATGGAGCCAGGGTCCAGACGGCTGGTGATCCTGATGAGCCAGCTCGGGGATTTCGATTCGCTGGAATACGCCCAGGCGCTTGCCCCCGTTTTGCCCAGGCTGGAGCAGGCCGGAATCAAGACCCTGGCGATCGGCATTGGTGACGAGGCCGGAGCCGAGCGGTTCTGCCAGTTCACCGGCTTCCCCAGGGGCAACCTCAGGGTGGAGAGCGAACCGAGGTTGCACCGCGCGCTCGAGCTCTACTCCGGCCTGCAGACGCCCGGCGGACCTTGGCCGGGTCTGCTGTTGATGTGTGCCGGCATCGGCTCCCCAGGGACCTTGAGCGAAGTCCTGCGCGGCTACACCGGAGATCGATCAGCGCCGCAACGCTTCGAGAGTCCCCTCTTTCGCCTGGCGGGCGGCGAGGGATTCCAGCGGCCCTTTGAGCTCGCCACCGTGCGCCTGCGCAACATGACCGAGGTGCTGGGGAATTGGCGGACCTATGTCCCCCGTGATGACTTCATCACCCAACGCGGAGCCACCTTCCTCTTGGAGAGCGACGACTCCCTGCTCTATGAGCATCGGGACCGAGGAATGCTGGGCTTCTCGGCAACAATGAGTCGCCCGCTGTCCTTCTTGGATCCCTATCTGAGCTGA
- a CDS encoding DUF1499 domain-containing protein, producing MTALFSHFLLVFTLGLFHLVGPVPEDLGVQNGALSPCPSPAHCARVDWAVANPEAALQSLLPVIRATPRTEIVEEGNGYLHATATSALFGFVDDLELYADPNAGVLQARSVSRLGDSDLGVNAKRLQDLADQLKD from the coding sequence ATGACGGCTCTTTTCTCCCACTTCCTGCTGGTCTTCACCCTGGGGCTCTTTCATCTGGTGGGTCCCGTGCCGGAGGACCTGGGTGTGCAGAACGGCGCCCTCTCCCCCTGCCCCAGTCCGGCCCATTGCGCCCGCGTGGATTGGGCCGTGGCCAATCCCGAGGCGGCCCTTCAATCTCTGCTCCCGGTGATCCGGGCCACCCCGCGCACCGAGATCGTCGAAGAGGGGAACGGCTACCTGCACGCGACGGCCACGAGTGCCCTGTTTGGCTTCGTCGACGATCTCGAGCTCTACGCCGATCCCAATGCTGGGGTGCTTCAGGCCCGCTCGGTCTCACGTCTGGGCGATTCGGACCTGGGTGTGAATGCGAAGCGCCTGCAGGATCTGGCGGATCAACTCAAGGATTGA
- a CDS encoding pyridoxamine 5'-phosphate oxidase family protein: MSDALPPWRPLLRGARQREGRSPQARWLQLATLGSDGAPRVRTLVFRGWAGACQLDLLTDRRSEKSAELSAEPRLELCWLLPKAKSQFRIRGHRLLLNADDDQSARSQHWQQLHPGARSLWGWPQPGAPFDPLGDFPEALGDAVPLPETFELVRIEIQQVELLELVGHPHRRRRWRLDQDWAEECLNP; this comes from the coding sequence ATGAGTGATGCTCTGCCGCCCTGGAGGCCGCTCCTGCGCGGAGCGCGGCAGCGGGAAGGGAGGTCTCCCCAGGCCCGATGGCTCCAATTGGCCACCCTCGGAAGCGATGGGGCGCCTCGGGTGCGCACGCTCGTCTTCCGCGGCTGGGCCGGAGCCTGCCAACTGGATCTGCTCACGGATCGACGCAGCGAGAAGAGCGCTGAACTCAGCGCTGAACCCAGGCTGGAGCTCTGCTGGCTTCTGCCCAAGGCGAAATCACAATTTCGGATTAGGGGGCATCGCCTCCTCCTGAACGCCGACGACGATCAGTCCGCCCGCAGCCAACACTGGCAACAACTCCATCCCGGAGCGCGGAGTCTCTGGGGCTGGCCCCAACCCGGAGCCCCCTTTGATCCCCTGGGGGACTTTCCCGAGGCCCTCGGCGATGCGGTCCCGCTACCGGAGACCTTTGAATTGGTGCGGATCGAGATCCAGCAGGTGGAGTTGCTGGAGCTGGTGGGTCACCCCCACCGGCGTCGCCGCTGGCGGCTGGATCAGGACTGGGCGGAAGAGTGCCTCAATCCTTGA
- a CDS encoding DCC1-like thiol-disulfide oxidoreductase family protein, whose amino-acid sequence MTLVLVYDGGCPFCSHFALRSELVGGLPGLEIRDGRADHALRTELKRRGLDLARGAVVLEGDQAWHGAEAIAQLCGRLRPSDPLLALLRQLFAAPPQARRLYPLLLWARRRALQWKGLPEDPDQGVPRQAGKS is encoded by the coding sequence ATGACCCTGGTGCTCGTGTACGACGGCGGCTGCCCCTTTTGCAGTCATTTCGCCCTGCGCTCAGAGCTGGTGGGCGGGCTGCCGGGACTGGAGATCCGCGATGGGCGCGCTGATCACGCCCTGCGCACTGAGCTCAAGCGCCGTGGCCTGGACCTGGCCCGCGGTGCGGTGGTGCTGGAGGGGGACCAGGCCTGGCATGGGGCCGAGGCGATCGCCCAACTCTGCGGCCGGCTGCGCCCGAGTGATCCCCTGCTGGCCTTGCTGCGTCAGCTCTTTGCCGCTCCGCCCCAGGCCCGCCGCCTCTATCCCCTTCTGCTCTGGGCACGCCGGCGGGCCTTGCAATGGAAAGGCCTGCCTGAGGACCCCGATCAAGGGGTGCCTCGGCAGGCCGGCAAGAGCTGA
- a CDS encoding phycocyanin subunit beta has translation MFDAFTKVVAQADARGEFLNAGQIDALAAMVSESNKRMDAVNRITSNASAIVTNAARALFDEQPALIAPGGNAYTHRRMAACLRDMEIVLRYVTYAVFTGDASVLEDRCLNGLRETYLALGVPGASVAEGIRKMKDAAISIANDRNGITPGDCSALMSEIGTYFDRAAAAVA, from the coding sequence ATGTTCGACGCTTTCACCAAGGTTGTTGCCCAGGCTGACGCCCGCGGCGAATTCCTGAACGCTGGTCAGATTGATGCCCTCGCCGCCATGGTGAGCGAGAGCAACAAGCGCATGGATGCTGTGAACCGCATCACCTCCAACGCTTCTGCCATCGTCACCAATGCAGCCCGCGCGCTGTTCGACGAGCAGCCCGCTCTGATCGCCCCCGGCGGTAACGCTTACACCCACCGTCGCATGGCTGCTTGCCTGCGCGACATGGAGATCGTGCTGCGCTACGTCACCTACGCCGTGTTCACCGGCGACGCTTCCGTGCTGGAAGACCGCTGCCTGAACGGCCTGCGTGAGACCTACCTGGCCCTGGGCGTTCCTGGCGCTTCCGTGGCTGAAGGCATCCGCAAGATGAAGGACGCTGCCATCTCGATCGCTAACGATCGCAACGGCATCACCCCCGGCGACTGCTCCGCTCTGATGAGCGAGATCGGCACCTACTTCGATCGCGCTGCTGCTGCTGTTGCCTGA
- a CDS encoding methyltransferase domain-containing protein, producing the protein MQDVVQAYYGKELQSTADLKTSACCDADAVPNWLKPLLSRVHPEVSSRYYGCGLVCPPQLEGCRVLDLGSGSGRDVYLLSQLVGASGEVVGVDMTPEQLAVAREYLPFHAEQFGYANVRFLEGQIERLEELDLQPASFDVIVSNCVLNLSTDKPAVLRGIQRLLKPGGEFYFSDVYVDRRLPAAVQRHPVLYGECLGGALYWNDFLRMARGAAFTDPRLVSDRPLEITEPQLAALVGEARFYSATYRLFNIPELEDACEDHGQAVIYRGSIDQAPTRLEFDKHHSIEAGKVFPVCGNTYRMLHQTRFAPHFQFIGDFDRHYGLFEGCGSAIPFDQLAAVSAAASCC; encoded by the coding sequence ATGCAAGACGTCGTTCAGGCCTATTACGGCAAGGAACTGCAGAGCACCGCTGATCTCAAGACCAGTGCCTGCTGCGATGCCGACGCGGTCCCCAACTGGCTCAAGCCCCTCTTAAGCCGGGTCCACCCTGAGGTGAGCAGCCGCTACTACGGCTGCGGTTTGGTCTGCCCGCCCCAGTTGGAGGGCTGCCGCGTGCTGGATCTCGGCAGTGGCAGTGGCCGCGATGTCTATCTGCTCTCCCAGTTGGTGGGTGCCTCGGGTGAGGTCGTCGGGGTGGACATGACCCCGGAACAGCTGGCGGTGGCTCGGGAGTACCTGCCGTTCCATGCGGAGCAATTTGGCTATGCCAACGTCCGCTTTCTCGAGGGGCAGATCGAGCGGCTGGAGGAGCTGGATCTGCAGCCCGCCAGCTTTGACGTCATCGTCAGCAACTGCGTCTTGAATCTCTCCACCGACAAGCCTGCGGTCTTGAGGGGTATTCAGCGGCTCCTGAAGCCCGGTGGGGAGTTCTATTTCTCGGACGTCTACGTGGACCGGCGCCTACCGGCGGCCGTTCAGCGTCATCCGGTGCTCTACGGCGAATGCCTGGGCGGAGCGCTCTATTGGAATGACTTCCTGCGGATGGCCCGCGGGGCGGCCTTCACGGATCCGCGCCTGGTGAGCGACCGTCCCCTGGAGATCACCGAGCCCCAGCTGGCGGCTCTGGTGGGTGAGGCCCGCTTCTACTCCGCCACCTACCGGCTCTTCAACATCCCTGAACTGGAGGATGCCTGCGAGGACCACGGTCAGGCCGTCATCTACCGCGGCTCCATCGACCAGGCGCCCACGCGACTGGAGTTCGACAAGCACCACAGCATCGAGGCCGGCAAGGTCTTCCCGGTCTGCGGGAACACCTATCGGATGCTGCACCAGACCCGTTTCGCTCCCCACTTCCAGTTCATCGGGGACTTTGATCGCCACTACGGGCTGTTTGAGGGTTGCGGTTCGGCCATTCCCTTTGACCAGCTCGCCGCTGTCAGTGCGGCGGCGAGCTGCTGCTGA